The Halobacterium sp. CBA1132 genome has a segment encoding these proteins:
- a CDS encoding NuoM family protein, with amino-acid sequence MLIEALIAVTLVSAFVVMLAPDEVAGKLAFALSLLPVAGSLWMFGQFDASGNALFESGSLAFETTARWISVGPYALNWHVGLDGISMPLVVLSTLLTSLAIVSAWTPIQERQSQFYSLMLFMLASLLGVFSALDFFVWFVFWEFVLVPMYFLIGIWGGPRRKYAAIKFFVYTNVASLLMFIGFVALVFALPVQTMDLPAIAAALDAGNFQTTYGLGAETLKVVAFFAMFIGFAVKVPLVPLHTWLPDAHVQAPTPASVMLAGVLLKMGTYALLRFNFTLLPGVARDYAVLIAAIAVVSVIYGAMLALAQQDLKRIVAYSSVSSMGYVILGLVAYNVYGLGGATFQMVAHGLISGLMFMCVGVIYNVAHTRMVGDLSGIADKMPVTAAVFVAAAFGYMGLPLMAGFAGELFIFLGGFSATFPYAQLFTALAMFGIVVVAGYLLFAMQRVLFGPFSADTDYDIVPAAPHDAVAIVVLVLLVVVLGTVPEVFYGMIQDAVNPMVDSLPEATTFLLGGEL; translated from the coding sequence ATGTTGATCGAAGCACTCATCGCCGTCACGTTGGTTTCGGCGTTCGTCGTCATGCTCGCACCCGACGAGGTCGCGGGCAAACTGGCGTTCGCCCTGAGTCTCCTCCCCGTCGCGGGGAGCCTCTGGATGTTCGGACAGTTCGACGCGAGCGGCAACGCGCTCTTCGAGAGCGGGTCGCTGGCGTTCGAGACGACCGCACGCTGGATCAGCGTCGGTCCGTACGCGCTCAACTGGCACGTCGGCCTCGACGGCATCAGCATGCCGCTGGTCGTGCTGTCGACGCTGCTGACGTCGCTCGCCATCGTGAGCGCGTGGACGCCGATTCAGGAGCGCCAGAGCCAGTTCTACTCGCTGATGCTGTTCATGCTGGCGAGCCTGCTCGGTGTGTTCTCGGCACTGGACTTCTTCGTCTGGTTCGTCTTCTGGGAGTTCGTGCTGGTGCCGATGTACTTCCTCATCGGCATCTGGGGCGGCCCGCGCCGGAAGTACGCCGCCATCAAGTTCTTCGTCTACACGAACGTCGCCAGCCTCCTGATGTTCATCGGGTTCGTGGCGCTCGTGTTCGCGCTCCCGGTCCAGACGATGGACCTGCCGGCCATCGCGGCCGCGCTCGACGCCGGGAACTTCCAGACGACGTACGGCCTCGGCGCGGAGACGCTGAAGGTTGTCGCGTTCTTCGCGATGTTCATCGGGTTCGCGGTGAAGGTGCCGCTGGTCCCGCTGCACACGTGGCTGCCGGACGCCCACGTGCAGGCCCCGACGCCGGCCTCGGTGATGCTGGCGGGGGTCCTCCTGAAGATGGGTACGTACGCCCTGCTCCGGTTCAACTTCACGCTGCTGCCGGGCGTCGCGCGCGACTACGCGGTGCTCATCGCCGCCATCGCCGTCGTCTCCGTCATCTACGGCGCGATGCTCGCGCTCGCCCAGCAGGACCTCAAGCGCATCGTCGCGTACTCCTCGGTGTCGTCGATGGGGTACGTGATTCTCGGGCTCGTGGCGTACAACGTCTACGGGCTCGGCGGCGCGACGTTCCAGATGGTCGCCCACGGCCTCATCTCGGGGCTGATGTTCATGTGCGTCGGCGTCATCTACAACGTCGCTCACACGCGCATGGTCGGCGACCTCTCCGGCATCGCGGACAAGATGCCGGTGACCGCCGCGGTGTTCGTCGCCGCGGCGTTCGGCTACATGGGCCTGCCGCTGATGGCTGGCTTCGCCGGCGAACTGTTCATCTTCCTCGGCGGCTTCAGCGCCACCTTCCCGTACGCGCAGCTGTTCACGGCGCTGGCGATGTTCGGCATCGTCGTCGTCGCGGGCTACCTGCTGTTCGCGATGCAGCGCGTCCTCTTCGGGCCGTTCAGCGCGGACACGGACTACGACATCGTGCCCGCGGCGCCCCACGACGCGGTCGCCATCGTCGTGTTGGTGTTGCTGGTCGTCGTGCTCGGGACGGTTCCCGAGGTGTTCTATGGCATGATTCAGGACGCGGTCAACCCGATGGTGGACTCGCTGCCGGAGGCAACCACCTTCCTCCTCGGGGGTGAGCTCTGA
- a CDS encoding NADH-quinone oxidoreductase subunit J, whose translation MTTETIAFGLFALLTVACSLGAVLVRDVWHSALLLGGSLMSFAVHYVMLQAEFVAAMQILVYVGGVLILITFAVMLTRQTRGTEEVTNA comes from the coding sequence ATGACGACCGAAACAATCGCGTTCGGGCTGTTCGCGCTGCTCACTGTAGCGTGCAGTCTCGGCGCTGTCCTGGTGCGGGACGTGTGGCACTCCGCGCTGCTGCTCGGCGGCTCACTGATGAGCTTCGCCGTGCACTACGTGATGCTACAGGCGGAGTTCGTCGCCGCGATGCAGATTCTCGTCTACGTCGGCGGCGTCCTCATCCTCATCACGTTCGCAGTGATGCTGACACGTCAGACTAGAGGTACAGAAGAGGTGACTAACGCATGA
- a CDS encoding NADH-quinone oxidoreductase subunit N, giving the protein MVELPSLTPQLLLGATALVLFGVDIIAPESKKNGVLASVSAVGAASAAAVAVWFLAAGSGDYRFVQFDGALVVDALSLFFAFVVASVATLVVVASYDYVEGEKHVSEYYALVLLAATGMSLMAAANSLVTVFVALELASLPSYALVAFLKTDRSSVEAGLKYFLIGALSSAVMAYGISLVYATTGTLLLDNIAAEVAGNQFSGVLGLGILMLAGGFAFKTASVPFHFWAPEAYEGAPAPISAFLSSASKAAGFAVAFRVFTTAFPLDVVSAVAIDWSLLFAVLAVVTMTLGNFAAATQDEVKRMLAYSSIGHAGYVLMGLAALQSGAAEANAFVLGASMTHLLVYGFMNTGAFLFVALVEYWGVGRKFEDYNGLATRAPVACVAMTVFMFSLAGLPVGGGFVSKYLLFAGTVQAGFAWLAAIAAINSALSLYYYSRVVKAIWIEDPSDDLSLEGTPTGLYAAVVAAAVATVVLLVAFDPVAQTAVHAADVLFAL; this is encoded by the coding sequence ATGGTAGAGCTCCCCTCGTTGACGCCCCAGCTTCTGCTCGGGGCGACGGCGCTCGTGCTGTTCGGCGTCGACATCATCGCGCCCGAATCCAAGAAGAACGGCGTGCTCGCGTCGGTGAGCGCCGTCGGCGCGGCGTCGGCCGCCGCCGTCGCAGTGTGGTTCCTCGCGGCCGGCTCGGGCGACTACCGCTTCGTGCAGTTCGACGGCGCGCTCGTCGTGGACGCGTTGAGCCTGTTCTTCGCGTTCGTCGTCGCGAGCGTCGCCACGCTCGTCGTCGTCGCGAGCTACGACTACGTCGAGGGCGAGAAGCACGTCTCCGAGTACTACGCGCTGGTGCTGCTGGCGGCGACCGGCATGTCGCTGATGGCGGCCGCCAACAGCCTCGTGACCGTGTTCGTCGCGCTGGAACTGGCGAGCCTGCCGTCGTACGCGCTCGTCGCGTTCCTGAAGACCGACCGCAGTAGCGTCGAAGCGGGGCTGAAGTACTTCCTCATCGGCGCGCTGTCCTCCGCGGTGATGGCGTACGGCATCAGTCTCGTGTACGCCACGACGGGCACGCTCCTGCTGGACAACATCGCGGCCGAAGTCGCTGGCAACCAGTTCAGCGGCGTGCTCGGCCTCGGTATCCTGATGCTCGCCGGCGGGTTCGCGTTCAAGACGGCGTCCGTGCCGTTCCACTTCTGGGCGCCGGAAGCCTACGAGGGCGCGCCCGCACCGATTAGCGCGTTCCTCTCGTCGGCGTCGAAGGCCGCCGGGTTCGCGGTCGCGTTCCGCGTGTTCACGACCGCGTTCCCGCTGGACGTGGTGTCCGCGGTGGCCATCGACTGGTCGCTGCTGTTCGCCGTGCTCGCGGTAGTCACGATGACCCTCGGGAACTTCGCGGCGGCCACCCAAGACGAAGTCAAACGGATGCTCGCGTACTCCTCTATCGGGCACGCGGGCTACGTGCTGATGGGGCTTGCCGCGCTCCAGAGCGGCGCCGCGGAGGCGAACGCGTTCGTGCTCGGGGCGTCGATGACGCACCTGCTCGTCTACGGGTTCATGAACACGGGCGCGTTCCTGTTCGTCGCGCTCGTGGAGTACTGGGGCGTCGGCCGCAAGTTCGAGGACTACAACGGCCTCGCGACCCGCGCGCCCGTCGCCTGTGTCGCGATGACCGTGTTCATGTTTAGCCTCGCCGGCCTCCCGGTCGGCGGTGGCTTCGTCTCGAAGTACCTGCTGTTCGCGGGGACCGTTCAGGCTGGCTTCGCGTGGCTCGCGGCCATCGCGGCCATCAACAGCGCGCTGTCGCTGTACTACTACTCGCGAGTCGTGAAGGCGATCTGGATCGAGGACCCGAGCGACGACCTCTCGCTGGAGGGGACGCCGACCGGCCTCTACGCCGCCGTCGTCGCCGCCGCCGTCGCAACGGTCGTCCTGCTGGTGGCGTTCGACCCGGTCGCGCAGACCGCCGTCCACGCCGCCGACGTCCTGTTCGCGCTGTAA
- a CDS encoding NADH-quinone oxidoreductase subunit H: MATATPLPDTIQDLLGIGGLAGELLSMLLGAALVGTIMLTMTAFAGPWAKRKITAAFTDRISVNRIGPWGLGTIIVDAVRLLSKELIIPEGADRPAFDIAPVVLAGSAILGFAVIPMGNGIHLADPETGLVFVFAIASIASLGLLMGGYASNNKYSLLGGLRAVAQNVAYEIPLVVTAASVVLFTGSLQMSEIVAAQTAELTTIAGLRIPSWFAFVNPFAFVLFMVANLAEVGRNPFDTPEAPTEIVGGYQTEYSSVYFVLFYLGEFVHIFLGGAIIATLFLGGPAGPVLPGFVWFTIKIWGVFLFTQWCRSAVPRVRIDQIIEIGWKGLLVLSFANLVLTAVILGVLGL, translated from the coding sequence ATGGCGACGGCGACACCACTCCCCGACACGATTCAGGACCTCCTCGGTATCGGCGGTCTCGCCGGGGAGCTGTTGTCCATGCTGCTCGGCGCGGCCCTCGTCGGCACAATCATGCTGACGATGACGGCGTTCGCGGGCCCGTGGGCGAAGCGGAAGATTACCGCGGCGTTCACGGACCGCATCTCCGTCAACCGCATCGGCCCGTGGGGGCTGGGCACCATCATCGTCGACGCAGTCCGCCTGCTGTCGAAAGAACTCATCATCCCCGAGGGCGCCGACCGGCCCGCGTTCGACATCGCGCCGGTCGTGCTCGCGGGCTCGGCGATTCTCGGTTTCGCCGTGATTCCGATGGGGAACGGCATCCACCTCGCCGACCCCGAGACGGGGCTGGTGTTCGTGTTCGCTATCGCGTCGATTGCGAGCCTCGGCCTCCTGATGGGCGGGTACGCGTCGAACAACAAGTACAGCCTGCTGGGCGGCCTGCGGGCCGTCGCGCAGAACGTCGCGTACGAGATTCCGCTCGTCGTCACCGCGGCCTCCGTCGTGCTGTTCACGGGGTCGCTCCAGATGAGCGAAATCGTCGCCGCGCAGACCGCGGAACTGACGACCATCGCCGGATTGCGGATTCCGTCGTGGTTCGCGTTCGTCAACCCGTTCGCGTTCGTGCTGTTCATGGTGGCGAACCTCGCGGAGGTCGGCCGGAACCCCTTCGACACGCCGGAAGCCCCGACCGAGATTGTCGGCGGCTACCAGACCGAGTACTCGTCGGTGTACTTCGTGCTGTTCTACCTCGGCGAGTTCGTTCACATCTTCCTCGGCGGCGCCATCATCGCGACGCTGTTCCTCGGCGGCCCGGCGGGACCGGTCCTGCCCGGGTTCGTCTGGTTCACCATCAAAATCTGGGGGGTGTTCCTGTTCACGCAGTGGTGCCGGTCGGCGGTGCCGCGCGTCCGCATCGACCAGATCATCGAGATTGGCTGGAAGGGCCTGCTGGTACTGTCCTTCGCTAATCTCGTGCTCACCGCAGTTATCCTCGGGGTGCTCGGACTATGA
- a CDS encoding NADH-quinone oxidoreductase subunit I encodes MIGLLKGMATTMKHALDGDTFTVEYPEEAPEVSPRFRGVHKFSQERCIWCRQCENVCPNDTIQIVTDKQRNGEQYNLHVGQCIYCRLCEEVCPVDAILLTENFEFTGDTKHDLVFNKEQLKNVPWYNDLDPLASREPDRGAWVGEGEGEVDYQ; translated from the coding sequence ATGATTGGACTACTCAAAGGGATGGCAACGACGATGAAACACGCGCTCGACGGTGACACGTTCACCGTCGAGTACCCGGAGGAAGCGCCCGAAGTCAGCCCGCGCTTCCGCGGGGTGCACAAGTTCAGCCAGGAACGCTGCATCTGGTGTCGCCAGTGCGAGAACGTCTGCCCGAACGACACCATCCAGATTGTCACGGACAAGCAGCGCAACGGCGAGCAGTACAACCTCCACGTCGGCCAGTGCATCTACTGCCGGCTCTGCGAGGAGGTCTGTCCGGTGGACGCGATTCTCCTCACGGAGAACTTCGAGTTCACCGGGGACACGAAACACGACCTCGTGTTCAACAAAGAACAGTTGAAGAACGTGCCGTGGTACAACGACCTCGACCCGCTGGCGTCCCGCGAGCCCGACCGGGGAGCGTGGGTCGGCGAAGGCGAAGGCGAGGTCGACTACCAGTAG
- the nuoL gene encoding NADH-quinone oxidoreductase subunit L yields the protein MVGAIDFTPAIPLLPFAAFLVALLVGHFAPRLLPKGGAIPGIIATAGSLLLSLWTFVAVSGGGYHAQDLYTWVVGQNTFSLHFGILVDPLSAMMLVIVSLVAVLVHVFSLGYMNDEGETGLPRYYAGLGLFTFSMLAFVVADNLLMAFMFFELVGLCSYLLIGFHFREPGPPSAAKKAFLVTRFGDYFFLIGVVGILATFGTARFVAVGDGVHSFPHLAEQALAAAGGEGTMPEHVAHFLDVVGMNAETWFMVLGLLVLGGVIGKSAQFPLHTWLPDAMEGPTPVSALIHAATMVAAGVYLVARMYGFYALLPTVLAIIAFVGGFTALFAATMGVVKDELKQVLAYSTISQYGYMMLGLGTGGYIAATFHLMTHAFFKALLFLGAGSVIIAMHHNEDMWDMGGLREKMPVTYYTFLSGSLALAGIVPFAGFWSKDEILYEALIYGAGDSPILLAAYAMGLLAVFFTGFYTFRMVFLTFHGEPRSDTARDPHGVRWNVKLPLVVLGILAATIGLVNMGPVAELTGLHIDYLHQWLVIPETSNFAALGYEHYHHLLEEFGGYHAADIGPLVPGAISLALALGGAGLAWVLYNVDSPTEHTEKLGGVKTVLYNNYYQDEYQVWLARGVTLPVARAADTFDQGIVDGVVNGVSSVSLFTGSRVKRIQDGIVTHYAALLTLSLVVLLVAFGLLGGWF from the coding sequence ATGGTAGGTGCAATTGATTTCACTCCGGCCATTCCACTGCTGCCGTTCGCCGCGTTCCTCGTGGCACTGCTCGTCGGCCACTTCGCGCCGCGCCTGCTGCCGAAAGGCGGCGCGATTCCCGGCATCATCGCGACAGCCGGGTCGCTGCTGTTGTCTCTCTGGACGTTCGTGGCCGTGAGCGGCGGCGGCTACCACGCACAGGACCTCTACACGTGGGTCGTCGGCCAGAACACGTTCAGTCTCCACTTCGGCATCCTCGTCGACCCGCTGTCGGCGATGATGCTGGTCATCGTGTCGCTGGTCGCCGTCCTCGTCCACGTGTTCAGCCTCGGTTACATGAACGACGAGGGCGAGACCGGTCTGCCGCGGTACTACGCCGGCCTCGGCCTGTTCACGTTCTCGATGCTGGCGTTCGTCGTCGCGGACAACCTCCTGATGGCGTTCATGTTCTTCGAGCTGGTCGGGCTCTGCTCGTACCTGCTCATCGGGTTCCACTTCCGGGAGCCCGGCCCGCCGAGCGCCGCGAAGAAGGCGTTCCTCGTCACGCGCTTCGGGGACTACTTCTTCCTCATCGGCGTCGTCGGCATCCTCGCGACGTTCGGCACCGCGCGGTTCGTCGCAGTCGGTGACGGCGTCCACAGCTTCCCGCACCTCGCCGAGCAAGCGCTCGCGGCCGCGGGCGGCGAGGGCACGATGCCCGAACACGTCGCGCACTTCCTCGACGTCGTCGGCATGAACGCCGAGACGTGGTTCATGGTGCTCGGCCTGCTCGTGCTCGGTGGCGTCATCGGGAAGTCCGCGCAGTTCCCGCTGCACACGTGGCTGCCCGACGCGATGGAGGGCCCGACGCCCGTCTCCGCGCTCATCCACGCCGCGACGATGGTGGCGGCCGGCGTCTACCTCGTCGCGCGCATGTACGGCTTCTACGCGCTGCTCCCGACCGTCCTCGCGATCATCGCGTTCGTCGGCGGGTTCACCGCGCTGTTCGCCGCCACGATGGGCGTCGTCAAAGACGAACTCAAACAGGTGCTCGCGTACTCCACCATCAGCCAGTACGGCTACATGATGCTGGGGCTGGGCACCGGCGGCTACATCGCCGCGACCTTCCACCTGATGACCCACGCGTTCTTCAAGGCGCTACTCTTCCTCGGCGCCGGGTCGGTCATCATCGCGATGCACCACAACGAGGACATGTGGGACATGGGCGGCCTCCGCGAGAAGATGCCCGTGACCTACTACACGTTCCTCTCCGGCAGCCTCGCGCTCGCCGGCATCGTGCCGTTCGCGGGCTTCTGGTCGAAAGACGAGATTCTCTACGAGGCGCTCATCTACGGCGCCGGCGACAGTCCGATTCTGCTCGCTGCGTACGCGATGGGGCTGCTCGCGGTGTTCTTCACTGGGTTCTACACGTTCCGGATGGTGTTCCTCACCTTCCACGGCGAACCCCGCAGTGACACCGCCCGCGACCCCCACGGCGTCCGCTGGAACGTCAAACTCCCGCTGGTCGTCCTCGGGATTCTGGCGGCCACCATCGGCCTCGTGAACATGGGGCCGGTCGCAGAACTCACCGGTCTCCACATCGACTACCTCCACCAGTGGCTGGTGATTCCGGAGACCAGTAACTTCGCCGCGCTCGGCTACGAACACTACCACCACCTGCTCGAAGAGTTCGGCGGCTACCACGCCGCCGACATCGGCCCGCTCGTTCCGGGCGCCATCTCGCTGGCGCTCGCGCTCGGCGGCGCCGGCCTCGCGTGGGTGCTGTACAACGTCGACTCGCCGACCGAGCACACCGAGAAGCTCGGCGGCGTCAAGACCGTACTGTACAACAACTACTACCAGGACGAGTACCAGGTGTGGCTCGCCCGAGGCGTCACGCTCCCCGTCGCCCGCGCCGCCGACACGTTCGACCAAGGCATCGTCGACGGCGTCGTCAACGGCGTCAGCAGCGTGAGCCTGTTCACCGGCAGCCGCGTCAAGCGCATTCAGGACGGTATCGTGACTCACTACGCCGCCCTGTTGACGCTGAGTCTGGTCGTCCTCCTGGTTGCGTTCGGCCTCCTCGGGGGGTGGTTCTGA
- the nuoK gene encoding NADH-quinone oxidoreductase subunit NuoK, which yields MAVAVEYYLLLSAAVFCTGVFGILTRENALMFLISVELMLNAANINLVAFSHFYGNLTGQVFSLFVMAIAAAEVAVGLGIILVLYRNFDDIDVRNATTMRW from the coding sequence ATGGCGGTCGCCGTCGAGTACTACCTCCTGCTGTCCGCGGCCGTGTTCTGCACGGGCGTGTTCGGCATTCTGACGCGCGAGAACGCGCTCATGTTCCTCATCAGCGTCGAGCTGATGCTGAACGCCGCGAACATCAACCTCGTGGCGTTCTCGCACTTCTACGGCAACCTCACGGGGCAGGTGTTCAGTCTGTTCGTGATGGCGATTGCCGCCGCCGAGGTCGCAGTCGGCCTCGGCATCATCCTCGTGTTGTACCGGAACTTCGACGACATCGACGTGCGGAACGCTACGACGATGAGGTGGTAA
- a CDS encoding CBS domain-containing protein, with the protein MDSALDHDGAKPTVDDYMTRDVATVSPDDTVRDVATRIAESEHNGFPVTEGRRVEGFVSARDLLLSDPDELVFKVMSDELIVAHPEMKVTDAARVILRSGIQKLPVVDDAGNLVGIISNSDVIRSQIERATPEKVGKLKRTLETIHGIEAVEERRTVELDELVPTQGKVYADELEGRQYELEHGLAEPLVVIDNGGVELLLADGHHRVMAAERAGIEEMDAYVIALERRVDLGMARTADKEGLESISDIDVVDYAHHPLVETIERLQ; encoded by the coding sequence ATGGATTCGGCCCTCGACCACGACGGCGCGAAACCCACGGTCGACGACTACATGACCCGGGACGTCGCGACCGTCTCCCCGGACGACACGGTGCGGGACGTCGCGACGCGCATCGCGGAGAGCGAGCACAACGGCTTCCCGGTGACCGAGGGGCGACGCGTCGAGGGGTTCGTGTCCGCGCGCGACCTCCTCCTCTCGGACCCCGACGAACTCGTGTTCAAGGTGATGAGCGACGAACTCATCGTCGCCCACCCGGAGATGAAAGTCACCGACGCCGCGCGCGTCATCCTGCGGTCGGGCATCCAGAAGCTCCCCGTGGTGGACGACGCGGGCAACCTCGTGGGCATCATCTCGAACTCCGACGTCATCCGCTCGCAGATCGAGCGCGCCACCCCGGAGAAAGTCGGGAAGCTCAAGCGCACGCTGGAGACGATTCACGGCATCGAGGCCGTCGAGGAGCGCCGCACCGTCGAGCTGGACGAGCTGGTGCCGACCCAGGGGAAGGTGTACGCCGACGAGTTGGAGGGCCGCCAGTACGAACTCGAACACGGCCTCGCGGAGCCGCTGGTGGTCATCGACAACGGCGGCGTCGAACTCCTGCTGGCGGACGGCCACCACCGCGTGATGGCCGCCGAGCGCGCGGGTATCGAGGAGATGGATGCGTACGTCATCGCGCTCGAACGCCGCGTCGACCTCGGAATGGCCCGCACGGCGGACAAGGAAGGCCTGGAGTCGATTTCGGACATCGACGTGGTCGACTACGCCCACCACCCGCTCGTGGAGACCATCGAGCGCCTGCAGTAA
- a CDS encoding bifunctional oligoribonuclease/PAP phosphatase NrnA, which translates to MVSRLVLGCGTTGHALVEDLSQRRGELFVLDGDASRVESLRNEKVAAEVRDITDPVEISGLERDVDVVVVASDGAAANRLAAEAAREVYPDAELVAYLGFEATSADREALAAVADRVVDPGAAVLDRVEEAATADDAEKLQALRSTLEGIDGTLGVFMHDNPDPDAIATAIGLSRIANEFGVETEPCYFGEISHQENRAFVNLLDLEVRNVTVEEELDFDAVALVDHSAPGVNDQLDPDTNVDIVVDHHPPGDDVDADFVDIRPGLGAASTILVEYVRGFDLDIETAVATALLYGIRVDTDDFAREITTDDFEAGAWLLDRADTDVLERIESPSVSADTLDTIARAIRDRELDGSVLSSCVGAIADRDTLAQAADRLLAMRGVTVTFVYGYTEGTIYVSARARGNDVDLGAVLRSAFGDMGSAGGHADMAGAQLPLGLFDQVGEDAEQTLTEMVEDVVATRFFEEIRGG; encoded by the coding sequence ATGGTTTCTCGGCTCGTGCTCGGTTGTGGCACGACCGGCCACGCCCTCGTCGAAGACCTCTCCCAGCGCCGCGGCGAGCTGTTCGTGCTCGACGGCGACGCGAGCCGCGTTGAGTCACTACGCAACGAGAAGGTCGCCGCCGAGGTCCGGGACATCACCGACCCCGTCGAGATCAGTGGGCTGGAGCGCGATGTCGACGTCGTCGTGGTGGCGTCCGACGGCGCCGCCGCCAATCGGCTGGCGGCAGAGGCCGCCCGAGAGGTCTATCCGGACGCGGAACTGGTGGCGTACCTCGGATTCGAGGCGACCAGCGCGGACCGCGAGGCGCTGGCTGCGGTCGCCGACCGCGTGGTCGACCCCGGCGCAGCGGTGCTCGACCGCGTGGAGGAGGCCGCGACAGCCGACGACGCGGAGAAACTGCAGGCGCTGCGCTCGACGCTGGAAGGCATCGACGGGACGCTGGGCGTGTTCATGCACGACAACCCCGATCCGGACGCCATCGCGACCGCAATCGGGCTCTCGCGCATCGCCAACGAGTTCGGCGTGGAGACGGAGCCGTGTTACTTCGGGGAGATCTCCCACCAGGAGAACCGCGCGTTCGTCAACCTCCTCGACCTCGAAGTGCGGAACGTCACGGTCGAGGAGGAACTGGACTTCGACGCCGTCGCGCTCGTCGACCACTCCGCGCCCGGCGTCAACGACCAACTCGACCCGGACACGAACGTCGACATCGTCGTCGACCACCACCCGCCCGGCGACGACGTCGACGCCGATTTCGTGGATATCCGCCCGGGACTGGGCGCGGCCAGCACCATCCTCGTGGAGTACGTGCGCGGGTTCGACCTCGACATCGAGACCGCGGTCGCGACGGCGCTGCTGTACGGCATCCGCGTGGACACCGACGACTTCGCGCGCGAGATTACGACCGACGACTTCGAGGCGGGCGCGTGGCTGCTGGACCGCGCGGACACCGACGTCTTAGAGCGCATCGAGAGCCCGTCGGTGAGCGCGGACACCCTCGACACCATCGCGCGCGCCATCCGCGACCGCGAACTCGACGGTTCCGTGCTGTCGTCGTGCGTGGGCGCCATCGCCGACCGCGACACGCTCGCGCAGGCCGCCGACCGCTTGCTCGCGATGCGGGGCGTGACGGTGACGTTCGTCTACGGGTACACCGAGGGCACCATCTACGTGTCGGCACGCGCCCGCGGCAACGACGTCGACCTCGGCGCCGTGTTGCGGTCGGCGTTCGGCGACATGGGGAGCGCGGGCGGCCACGCGGACATGGCGGGCGCACAGCTCCCGCTAGGGCTGTTCGACCAAGTCGGAGAGGACGCCGAGCAGACGCTCACGGAGATGGTCGAGGACGTGGTGGCGACGCGGTTCTTCGAGGAGATTCGCGGGGGGTGA